Proteins co-encoded in one Ignavibacteria bacterium genomic window:
- a CDS encoding 4Fe-4S dicluster domain-containing protein, with amino-acid sequence MSEHNKESNDQMNDSLWRSIEEYKAGGKLDESHYNEFMPGVKEEFDPHKSMTGISRRKFLALLSASAAFTAAGCSDYKEKGELMPYNKKPGEITIGEPNFYASTCAGCAHSCGILIKTREGRPIKVDGNPDHPVNAGKICAKGHASVMDLYDPQRITEPQSSRRGSYNSVSWQEVDKKVIAELNSLGGDEAAFISNRVTSPTAMKLMKELQEKYKGIKFYYYDLFSGENRISAWRKCYGEDSVPAVISWEEADVILALEASLFGTDGNNLEQQRLIRSRRDVNNTKKFNRLYAAEANYSTTGASADYRLRIKPEQYYDFVLTLMNEVSKRGKGKDLVPKELAGKLGEFTAESFVKKSGLAAKSAKSLNSLIGDLVSSKGKAIVFAGETVPADVHVLVNLLNEMTGGTSLYSKKTEDVYLHDYSSSSDIAELVKKMKSRKVKLVVNLDSNPVYHFPKDLGFEEALKNVSTVVTLATLQNETTFSSTYVLPINHNFESWGDAQVRSNVTSTMQPVIAPLYNTRQKEAILLQWLSGSADGYKETAYLDYLKTSWKSSWKGTGSFDKFWSGVIHDGVWIESDVKVETPKWTLKDVPTANPLPAGKIAVILAESYALGDGRHANNGWLQELPHPVSKITWDNYAAISEKTGKELGLKTNSLAEVSVNGKKVTLPVLLQPGLADNTVVVELGYGRTKCPVVALEVGKDASVFLKSLGEKVFTTATLAKVDGMYNLASTQDHHTYDETLIKDAHLKRKIIQEGTVKQYEKEPDFLHKGKHELISLYKPYDYPDVKWGMTIDLNKCTGCGNCSVACSIENNIPVVGKDQVLTGREMQWMRIDRYYSGTPEEPVAAYQPMMCQHCDNAPCENVCPVVATTHSPDGLNQMVYNRCVGTRYCSNNCPYKVRRFNFFDFRDHFANGYYYEEPVNLGNNPEVSVRPRGVMEKCTFCVHRIEDARSKALVDGRKLKGSDVKTACQEACPAEAISFGDLVEKDTDFKKFHDHNLAYHLLEELNVKPNVSYIARLWNTNTEEA; translated from the coding sequence ATGAGCGAGCATAATAAAGAATCGAATGATCAGATGAATGATTCATTGTGGCGCAGTATTGAAGAGTACAAAGCCGGTGGAAAGCTTGACGAGAGTCATTATAATGAATTCATGCCGGGTGTAAAAGAGGAATTTGATCCCCACAAGAGCATGACGGGAATCTCGAGAAGAAAATTTCTTGCGCTTCTGAGTGCATCTGCCGCCTTTACCGCAGCAGGGTGCTCCGATTACAAGGAAAAAGGGGAGTTGATGCCCTACAACAAAAAACCGGGTGAGATAACAATCGGTGAACCAAATTTCTACGCCTCCACCTGTGCAGGCTGTGCTCATTCATGTGGTATTCTGATTAAAACCCGTGAGGGCAGACCCATAAAAGTTGACGGCAATCCTGATCATCCTGTAAACGCCGGAAAAATTTGTGCAAAGGGACATGCATCCGTGATGGATTTGTACGATCCTCAAAGGATTACAGAGCCACAGAGTTCGAGAAGAGGTTCCTACAATTCTGTAAGCTGGCAGGAAGTTGACAAAAAAGTGATTGCTGAACTCAACTCTCTTGGAGGTGATGAGGCTGCTTTTATTTCAAACAGAGTGACTTCACCGACTGCAATGAAACTGATGAAAGAATTGCAGGAAAAGTATAAAGGCATAAAATTTTACTATTATGATCTTTTCTCCGGTGAAAACAGAATTTCAGCGTGGAGAAAATGCTATGGTGAGGATTCTGTACCTGCAGTTATCAGTTGGGAAGAGGCTGATGTGATTCTTGCACTTGAGGCAAGCCTGTTTGGAACCGACGGAAACAATCTCGAACAGCAGAGACTCATCAGATCACGCCGTGATGTAAACAACACAAAGAAATTTAACAGACTGTACGCTGCCGAGGCAAACTACAGTACAACCGGTGCCAGTGCAGATTACCGTTTAAGGATAAAACCGGAGCAATACTACGATTTTGTACTCACTTTAATGAACGAAGTGAGCAAGCGTGGAAAAGGAAAAGATCTGGTTCCCAAGGAACTCGCCGGGAAACTTGGTGAGTTTACTGCTGAATCATTTGTTAAAAAATCGGGTCTTGCGGCAAAGAGTGCCAAATCACTTAATTCACTGATTGGTGATCTCGTTTCATCAAAAGGTAAAGCCATAGTGTTTGCGGGTGAGACAGTTCCAGCGGATGTTCATGTGCTTGTTAATCTTCTTAATGAAATGACAGGCGGAACTTCCCTGTACAGCAAAAAGACAGAGGATGTTTATCTTCACGATTATTCGTCGTCGAGTGACATTGCTGAACTTGTAAAGAAAATGAAATCGCGTAAAGTGAAACTCGTGGTGAACCTGGATTCAAATCCTGTTTACCATTTCCCAAAAGATCTAGGTTTTGAAGAAGCACTAAAGAATGTCAGTACAGTAGTGACACTTGCCACACTTCAGAACGAGACGACATTTTCTTCGACCTATGTTTTGCCGATAAATCACAACTTCGAGAGCTGGGGTGACGCACAGGTAAGAAGTAATGTTACAAGTACCATGCAACCTGTTATTGCACCACTCTACAACACCCGTCAAAAAGAGGCAATCCTGCTTCAATGGCTTTCAGGGAGTGCAGACGGTTACAAAGAGACAGCTTATCTCGATTATTTAAAAACCTCTTGGAAATCTTCCTGGAAAGGTACCGGTTCATTCGACAAATTCTGGTCGGGTGTCATACATGATGGTGTATGGATCGAATCTGATGTGAAGGTGGAGACTCCAAAGTGGACATTAAAAGATGTGCCAACAGCCAATCCGCTTCCTGCAGGCAAGATCGCAGTTATCCTCGCTGAAAGCTACGCTCTCGGAGATGGAAGACATGCGAACAACGGCTGGCTTCAGGAACTTCCACACCCTGTATCAAAAATTACCTGGGACAACTACGCTGCCATTTCGGAGAAAACCGGAAAAGAACTTGGCCTAAAGACCAACAGTCTGGCTGAAGTATCGGTAAATGGTAAGAAAGTTACACTTCCAGTTCTGCTTCAACCCGGTCTCGCTGACAACACAGTGGTTGTGGAGTTGGGATATGGAAGAACAAAATGCCCCGTTGTAGCACTTGAGGTTGGCAAGGATGCTTCAGTATTCCTCAAATCTCTTGGTGAAAAAGTGTTTACAACAGCAACGCTCGCCAAGGTTGATGGGATGTATAATCTTGCATCAACACAGGATCATCATACTTATGATGAAACACTTATTAAAGATGCCCACCTGAAGAGAAAAATAATTCAGGAAGGTACAGTCAAACAGTATGAAAAAGAGCCTGATTTCCTTCATAAAGGGAAGCATGAACTGATTTCACTTTACAAACCATACGACTACCCTGATGTCAAGTGGGGAATGACAATCGATTTGAACAAATGTACAGGCTGTGGAAACTGCTCTGTCGCATGCAGCATCGAAAACAATATCCCCGTGGTAGGTAAAGATCAGGTACTCACCGGCAGAGAAATGCAGTGGATGAGAATCGACAGATACTATTCGGGAACACCAGAAGAGCCTGTTGCAGCTTATCAGCCGATGATGTGTCAACACTGTGACAACGCACCATGCGAAAATGTTTGCCCCGTTGTTGCAACCACACACAGCCCTGACGGTTTGAACCAGATGGTTTACAACAGATGTGTTGGTACAAGATACTGCTCGAACAACTGTCCTTATAAAGTAAGAAGATTCAACTTCTTTGACTTCAGAGATCATTTCGCAAATGGTTACTATTATGAAGAACCTGTAAATCTCGGAAACAATCCTGAAGTATCGGTTCGACCGAGAGGTGTCATGGAAAAATGTACATTCTGTGTTCACAGAATTGAAGATGCCAGAAGCAAGGCACTTGTGGATGGAAGGAAACTTAAAGGCAGCGATGTTAAAACCGCTTGTCAGGAGGCCTGTCCTGCAGAAGCAATATCCTTTGGTGATCTTGTAGAAAAAGATACTGATTTCAAGAAGTTTCACGACCATAATCTTGCGTACCATTTGCTCGAAGAACTTAATGTCAAGCCAAATGTATCATATATAGCAAGATTGTGGAACACTAATACGGAGGAAGCGTAA
- a CDS encoding cytochrome c3 family protein has protein sequence MDYLLRIRLPIVIFVALASFVTTYYVSRAERDGVGYAPDQPINFSHKLHAGTMKIDCQYCHTGVEKTRFASIPSAAVCMNCHTQARTDRPEIIKLTEYYKAGKPIPWKRIHRTAEYAYFNHSVHVSKGIDCKSCHGDVANMDKVSQVNPFNMGACLDCHRNPEKKLPYLKQVNKGPEHCWACHR, from the coding sequence ATCGACTATCTATTACGAATACGGTTACCGATAGTGATATTCGTGGCGCTTGCGTCTTTTGTAACCACTTATTATGTCTCACGAGCCGAAAGAGACGGAGTCGGGTACGCACCTGATCAGCCGATCAATTTCTCTCATAAACTTCACGCAGGAACGATGAAGATAGACTGCCAATATTGCCATACGGGAGTGGAAAAAACAAGATTTGCAAGTATTCCGTCGGCTGCTGTCTGTATGAATTGTCATACGCAGGCAAGGACCGACAGACCCGAGATCATCAAACTCACCGAATATTACAAAGCAGGCAAGCCAATCCCCTGGAAACGAATCCACCGCACTGCAGAATACGCCTACTTCAACCACAGCGTGCATGTATCGAAAGGTATCGATTGTAAGTCGTGCCATGGAGATGTAGCTAATATGGATAAAGTTTCACAGGTTAATCCATTTAACATGGGTGCATGCCTCGATTGTCATAGAAATCCTGAGAAAAAACTTCCTTATCTGAAACAAGTAAACAAGGGGCCCGAGCACTGCTGGGCTTGCCACAGATAG
- a CDS encoding (Fe-S)-binding protein has translation MSESPLQQTLSKAIISDDILAQCMHCGMCLPTCPTYSITRLESSSPRGRIRLIKSVAEGKLEINKTFINEINFCLDCQACETACPAGVKYGSIVEAAREEISIRNLEPFMVRFIRRAGLNFIVANQSLLKVVAKILYFYQNTGIQSFLHNIGFFKILGGNLGQVDSLSPKMSKRFSSDMMQEVYTPAEPVRYRVLLPLGCLMDVAFADINSDTLEVLLQHGCEVIIPKGQGCCGSLHAHNGEQRKGMELAQKTMELFGRYKYDYLISNSAGCGAYMKEYGHIFSGDEHDQVTGDISRKAAEFSSKVKDISEFLHETGFRAENYEFEGMVTYHDACHLAHTQKVTKQPREILKSVKSIQYSELDEASWCCGSAGIYNVARYDDALHFLERKMENIKNNNSEVVVMANPGCMGQIKHGVNKHEHAVEVLHLATFLNRSYKRHKN, from the coding sequence ATGAGCGAATCGCCACTTCAACAAACCCTTTCCAAAGCGATTATCTCCGATGATATTCTTGCACAGTGCATGCACTGCGGCATGTGTCTTCCTACATGTCCAACCTATTCCATCACCAGACTTGAGTCATCATCACCCCGTGGCAGAATCCGACTAATAAAGAGTGTTGCTGAGGGGAAACTCGAGATCAACAAAACATTCATCAATGAAATCAATTTCTGTCTCGACTGTCAGGCATGCGAGACCGCCTGCCCTGCGGGGGTTAAATACGGATCAATAGTCGAAGCGGCAAGAGAAGAAATCTCCATCAGGAATCTTGAACCATTCATGGTCAGGTTCATCAGGAGAGCCGGACTTAATTTTATAGTTGCCAATCAAAGCTTACTGAAGGTAGTTGCAAAAATTCTTTATTTTTACCAAAACACCGGTATTCAGAGTTTCCTCCACAACATTGGCTTCTTTAAAATACTGGGTGGAAACCTCGGACAGGTTGACAGTCTCTCCCCAAAAATGTCAAAACGATTCAGCAGCGATATGATGCAGGAAGTATATACGCCTGCGGAGCCTGTCAGATACAGAGTGTTGCTGCCTCTTGGTTGCCTGATGGATGTGGCATTTGCAGACATAAACTCCGACACGCTGGAGGTATTGCTGCAGCATGGTTGCGAAGTCATTATCCCGAAGGGTCAGGGATGTTGTGGATCGCTTCACGCACACAACGGTGAACAAAGAAAAGGGATGGAACTCGCTCAAAAGACGATGGAGCTCTTTGGACGATACAAATATGACTATCTTATCTCCAATTCTGCCGGCTGTGGTGCTTATATGAAAGAGTATGGCCACATTTTCTCCGGAGACGAACACGACCAAGTTACAGGCGACATTTCCCGAAAAGCTGCGGAATTTTCGTCGAAGGTGAAAGATATCTCCGAGTTTCTTCACGAAACAGGATTCAGAGCTGAGAATTACGAATTTGAGGGAATGGTCACCTATCATGATGCCTGTCATCTTGCTCATACTCAGAAAGTTACAAAGCAACCTCGTGAGATTTTGAAGTCGGTAAAATCAATTCAGTATTCAGAACTCGACGAGGCATCGTGGTGTTGCGGAAGTGCGGGAATTTACAATGTGGCGAGATATGATGATGCTCTCCATTTTCTGGAACGGAAGATGGAAAATATCAAAAACAATAATTCGGAGGTCGTCGTGATGGCAAATCCGGGTTGTATGGGGCAGATAAAACACGGTGTAAACAAGCATGAACATGCCGTGGAAGTGCTGCATTTGGCTACATTTCTAAACAGGTCTTACAAAAGGCACAAAAATTAG
- a CDS encoding FAD-binding protein, with translation MKDSTLSKLGEIVTKKNLLLDPVHKEAYSYDGTPILRQLPEAVVFPENAGQIAAIMKLANEEKFAVVPRGSGTGLSGGSVPVENSIVLVMTRWDKIIEIDNENLTAWVEPGVITETLQNKVEKIGLFYPPDPGSMKICTIGGNVAENAGGLRGLKYGVTKNYVLGFEAIMPNGELLAVGGKNVKDVAGYNLKDVMIGSEGTLGIFTKVLLKLIPKPQKSITMTAYFDTLLDSGKAVSDIIAAHVVPAMMEFLDHTTINCVEDYTGIGLPRNSEAILIIELDGKGAEVDEDASRVLAALKKNKSSFVKVASNENEALVLKSARRSAFSSLARVKPTTILEDATVPRSELPVMIEKVKDAAKSFDVIIGNFGHAGDGNLHPTCLTDERDQKGISNAHRAFDYIFNEAIKLGGTITGEHGTGLAKKQFLEAVAGSAGVDFMKKIKGTLDENNVLNPGKILTMSPKCEGAMPVRREDIDFFTHSHNH, from the coding sequence ATGAAAGATTCAACTCTCTCCAAACTGGGAGAGATAGTAACCAAAAAAAACCTCCTTCTCGATCCTGTTCACAAAGAAGCCTATTCTTACGACGGCACACCGATTCTCAGACAATTACCCGAAGCAGTGGTTTTTCCGGAAAATGCAGGACAAATTGCTGCTATAATGAAACTTGCAAATGAGGAAAAATTTGCAGTTGTGCCCCGCGGATCCGGTACCGGACTCAGCGGAGGATCTGTTCCGGTAGAAAATTCCATCGTACTGGTAATGACGCGATGGGATAAAATAATAGAAATTGACAATGAGAACCTTACCGCATGGGTTGAACCGGGAGTAATAACTGAAACCCTGCAGAACAAAGTGGAAAAGATCGGTCTCTTCTATCCGCCTGACCCGGGGAGCATGAAAATTTGTACGATTGGCGGAAATGTAGCTGAAAATGCCGGCGGATTGAGGGGTTTGAAGTATGGCGTTACAAAAAACTATGTACTTGGTTTTGAGGCTATCATGCCAAATGGTGAGTTACTTGCAGTTGGCGGGAAAAATGTAAAAGATGTTGCCGGCTACAATCTTAAGGATGTAATGATCGGGAGTGAGGGCACGCTTGGAATATTTACCAAGGTGTTGCTAAAACTTATCCCCAAGCCTCAGAAATCAATTACGATGACCGCATATTTTGATACTTTATTGGACAGCGGAAAAGCTGTTTCTGATATAATTGCGGCTCATGTTGTCCCTGCAATGATGGAATTCCTCGATCACACCACAATAAACTGTGTTGAAGATTATACCGGTATCGGTCTGCCCAGGAACAGTGAAGCGATACTTATTATCGAACTTGACGGGAAAGGTGCCGAAGTTGATGAGGATGCATCACGCGTATTGGCTGCACTGAAAAAGAATAAATCTTCGTTCGTGAAAGTTGCCTCAAATGAAAATGAGGCTCTGGTTCTTAAATCAGCACGCAGAAGTGCTTTCAGCTCTCTTGCAAGAGTGAAACCGACAACGATTCTTGAGGATGCAACTGTCCCAAGAAGCGAACTGCCTGTAATGATCGAAAAAGTAAAAGATGCTGCAAAAAGTTTTGATGTGATTATTGGAAATTTTGGTCACGCTGGTGATGGCAACCTTCATCCAACATGTTTAACCGATGAACGGGATCAAAAGGGAATTTCAAACGCTCACAGGGCTTTTGACTACATTTTTAACGAGGCTATCAAACTTGGCGGAACAATTACCGGAGAACACGGTACAGGTCTCGCCAAAAAGCAATTCCTCGAGGCTGTCGCAGGTTCAGCAGGTGTGGATTTCATGAAGAAGATTAAAGGCACTCTGGATGAAAACAATGTTCTCAATCCCGGTAAAATTCTCACCATGTCTCCAAAATGTGAAGGGGCAATGCCGGTAAGGCGGGAGGATATCGACTTTTTTACTCACTCCCATAATCACTAA
- a CDS encoding S41 family peptidase, with product MKKNFFKKRAEWIVIFFAVSLSLGAYSAFGDIYYEIGKNIDIFSRVYKEITLNYVDEINAEEFIRAGIRGMLKELDPYTTFIDEKRQDDIELMTKGKYGGIGITVGIRGENVLIIEILDGYSAQKQGLLPGDALHEVAGTRVSPANYDEISKLVKGTPGTFVDLKVRRGDPADTLSFTLMREEIIVKNVTYAGFVPENSSNVYIKLSGFTRTAGEELRSEIAKLASVRKIESVILDLRGNPGGLLDMAIDVSNKFLEKGSLIVTTKGRDSVSIRKFFAEQEPLLGKVEMAVLIDDGSASASEIVAGALQDYDRAVLIGEKSFGKGLVQTITSLSFNTSLKITTSRYYTPSGRSIQKIDYASQNKVIGKHDSVLTAVFRTKNNRLVYSGGGIVPDSIVITPEKSDLLKDLLAKGLIFEFVNAYYEKHKNSNFNEIKSEKLFAEFREFLELKKYKFKHPKSSQLEELVKTFGQDKNYVHLQVKFDELSKEIGSISKDILRFQKDEIAAELLTELSGRYHNSGFRIRYKLINDLQFKTALDIINNKPLYRKILAIK from the coding sequence TTGAAGAAAAACTTTTTTAAGAAAAGAGCCGAGTGGATAGTAATATTTTTTGCTGTCAGCCTGTCACTTGGTGCCTATTCTGCTTTTGGTGACATCTACTATGAAATCGGTAAGAATATTGACATTTTCAGCCGGGTTTATAAAGAAATAACTCTGAATTATGTTGACGAGATCAATGCTGAAGAGTTTATTCGTGCCGGTATCAGAGGAATGTTGAAAGAACTTGATCCTTACACCACATTTATTGACGAGAAGCGTCAGGACGATATCGAACTGATGACAAAAGGGAAGTATGGTGGAATCGGTATTACGGTAGGAATAAGGGGAGAGAATGTCCTTATAATTGAAATTCTTGACGGTTATTCGGCTCAAAAACAGGGATTGCTTCCCGGGGATGCGCTACATGAAGTTGCCGGCACCAGGGTTTCACCCGCCAACTATGACGAAATTTCAAAGCTTGTAAAAGGAACACCCGGCACTTTTGTTGATCTTAAGGTGAGGAGAGGTGATCCAGCCGACACACTAAGTTTCACCCTGATGCGGGAAGAAATTATCGTAAAGAATGTAACCTATGCCGGATTTGTACCCGAAAATTCTTCGAATGTCTATATAAAATTATCAGGATTTACGAGAACAGCCGGTGAAGAGCTGAGGAGTGAGATTGCAAAACTCGCCTCGGTAAGGAAAATCGAATCGGTTATTCTTGATTTACGCGGAAATCCGGGCGGACTTCTCGATATGGCTATCGATGTTTCAAATAAATTCCTGGAGAAAGGCAGTTTGATTGTCACTACTAAAGGTCGGGACTCTGTCTCTATCAGGAAATTTTTTGCAGAACAGGAGCCGTTACTCGGAAAAGTGGAAATGGCAGTTCTAATTGATGACGGGTCTGCGTCTGCTTCAGAAATTGTGGCAGGTGCATTACAGGACTACGACCGGGCTGTATTGATTGGTGAAAAATCATTTGGTAAGGGGCTTGTACAGACCATCACTTCCTTAAGTTTTAATACCTCTTTAAAGATAACCACCTCGAGATACTACACACCCTCGGGAAGAAGCATCCAAAAAATTGATTATGCTTCACAAAACAAAGTTATAGGCAAACATGATTCCGTGCTAACAGCAGTATTTCGCACGAAGAACAACCGTCTTGTCTATAGTGGCGGGGGAATTGTACCCGATTCCATAGTTATTACACCGGAGAAATCGGATTTGTTAAAAGATCTTTTGGCGAAAGGACTCATTTTTGAATTCGTCAATGCTTATTATGAGAAGCACAAAAACAGTAATTTTAACGAAATAAAGAGTGAAAAGCTTTTTGCAGAATTCAGGGAGTTTCTTGAATTGAAGAAGTATAAATTTAAGCATCCAAAGAGCAGTCAGCTCGAAGAGCTCGTTAAAACTTTCGGACAAGATAAAAATTATGTACATTTGCAGGTCAAATTTGATGAATTATCAAAAGAGATTGGCAGCATATCCAAAGATATTCTTCGTTTTCAGAAGGACGAAATTGCGGCAGAGCTTCTCACCGAACTTTCGGGCAGATACCACAACAGCGGTTTCAGAATCAGATACAAACTAATAAATGACCTGCAATTCAAGACCGCACTTGATATAATCAACAACAAACCACTTTATCGAAAAATACTGGCAATCAAATAA
- the tmk gene encoding dTMP kinase — MFISFEGIDFCGKTTQINLLKDYLERLGRKVHIVREPGGTQISEKIREILLNKKHLEMCDETEIFLFSGARAQVVREVIRPLLNEGAVVIADRFHDSTTAYQGFGRGLNGDAVKKINEIATGGTVPDLTFYLKISIEESARRKHACDAELDRIEKSNDQFYKKVIDGYERISIEYTDRIKTVNGERDATEIHLDIVRILNETMNFSLEKKNRELL, encoded by the coding sequence ATGTTTATAAGTTTTGAAGGAATCGATTTTTGTGGCAAGACCACACAAATAAACCTCTTGAAAGATTACCTCGAGCGTCTTGGCAGGAAAGTCCATATAGTTCGTGAACCGGGTGGAACTCAAATTTCCGAAAAAATCAGAGAAATATTGCTGAACAAGAAACACCTTGAAATGTGTGATGAAACAGAAATTTTTCTTTTTTCAGGTGCCAGAGCGCAGGTTGTGAGGGAAGTGATAAGACCTTTGCTAAATGAAGGTGCGGTCGTCATTGCAGACCGGTTTCATGATTCCACTACTGCATATCAGGGATTTGGAAGGGGACTGAATGGGGATGCCGTTAAAAAGATAAACGAGATTGCGACCGGTGGAACTGTTCCGGATCTTACTTTTTATCTAAAAATCTCAATTGAAGAATCAGCACGAAGAAAACATGCATGTGATGCCGAACTTGACAGAATAGAGAAATCGAACGATCAATTTTATAAAAAAGTTATTGACGGTTACGAAAGAATCTCCATCGAATATACCGACAGGATTAAAACTGTAAATGGTGAAAGAGATGCCACAGAGATACATTTGGATATTGTAAGGATTTTAAATGAGACGATGAATTTCAGTCTTGAAAAGAAAAACCGGGAGTTGCTTTGA
- a CDS encoding YbbR-like domain-containing protein, with translation MKQNLPSIIVSLLLAAGAWIFITLSGDFYLNSSIPIAYTNLPPNLAVDYTIPRYVNVKLKGSGWKFISLYFNPENKFVIPISKENVNSEINLRTLISENGWLSSDFTVVDISPSFLKIKTEEVEYAEKPVTLDLVLQYEEGFGLASRVKITPDRVRIKGSKQLTDKIRSIKSQRMELTGLKEKTTIEINLDLVDGLEIFPAKVTAEIDVQKIADREIEGVKLVVIENPQGKEVVLVPEEVTVVVRGGIDRIGALKPEDVKALLNYRELVSDSTGTALPNIVLPDNITFIDVKPPRIKYLVKQ, from the coding sequence ATGAAGCAAAATCTGCCATCAATAATTGTCTCCCTGCTTTTAGCTGCCGGGGCATGGATATTCATAACCTTGTCCGGAGATTTCTATTTAAATTCATCCATCCCGATAGCCTATACAAACCTGCCCCCTAATCTGGCCGTTGATTACACCATACCCAGATATGTTAATGTGAAGTTAAAAGGTTCAGGCTGGAAATTTATTTCCCTCTATTTCAATCCGGAGAATAAATTTGTAATTCCCATATCGAAAGAGAATGTTAATTCGGAGATAAATCTTCGAACTCTGATTTCCGAGAACGGGTGGCTCTCTTCCGACTTTACAGTTGTAGATATTTCACCTTCATTTCTTAAGATAAAAACGGAGGAAGTGGAATACGCCGAAAAACCCGTAACTCTCGATCTGGTGTTGCAGTATGAAGAAGGATTTGGATTGGCGAGCAGAGTAAAAATAACTCCTGACCGTGTGAGGATAAAAGGGAGTAAACAACTGACAGATAAAATCAGATCTATCAAGTCTCAAAGAATGGAATTGACCGGTTTGAAAGAGAAAACCACGATCGAGATTAATCTTGATCTGGTTGATGGTTTGGAAATATTTCCTGCCAAAGTTACCGCAGAAATTGATGTACAAAAAATTGCGGACAGGGAGATAGAGGGTGTTAAACTTGTAGTGATCGAGAATCCACAAGGGAAGGAAGTAGTACTCGTACCCGAAGAAGTTACAGTTGTTGTAAGAGGAGGTATCGACAGAATCGGGGCACTAAAACCGGAAGATGTAAAAGCACTTTTAAATTACAGGGAACTGGTAAGTGATTCCACAGGAACCGCATTGCCAAATATAGTTCTTCCCGACAACATAACTTTTATTGATGTAAAACCACCCAGAATCAAATATTTAGTAAAGCAGTAA
- a CDS encoding BMC domain-containing protein produces MRQQPALGLVETKGLVGAIEAADAMCKAANVKLIGREKTNPALITIKIIGETAAVKTAVEAGAAAASRVGELVSTHVIPRPDLQLDFIVPGVVEKTEIVESVKVEKSPETVVVAPKSTAETPRLVSKDEPSPPLQPKVVVAKTAVAEKAKPASPPKKNPETKPQQEVTKISLPAGLEEMKVTDLRTLARSTAGFPIKGREISVANKEELLRLFAALGKGS; encoded by the coding sequence TTGAGACAGCAACCCGCATTGGGATTGGTAGAGACTAAAGGATTGGTAGGAGCCATTGAAGCTGCCGATGCGATGTGCAAGGCAGCCAATGTGAAACTGATCGGGAGAGAAAAAACCAATCCGGCACTCATAACAATTAAAATAATTGGTGAAACAGCGGCTGTAAAAACGGCGGTGGAAGCCGGTGCAGCCGCTGCTTCGCGGGTTGGTGAACTTGTATCCACCCATGTTATACCCCGTCCCGATCTGCAACTGGATTTTATCGTCCCGGGTGTGGTTGAAAAAACGGAGATTGTCGAGAGTGTTAAAGTTGAGAAATCTCCGGAAACCGTCGTTGTAGCCCCAAAGTCCACAGCGGAAACACCCCGGCTTGTATCGAAAGATGAACCTTCGCCGCCACTTCAACCGAAAGTTGTTGTTGCTAAAACGGCAGTAGCTGAAAAGGCGAAACCGGCAAGCCCCCCTAAAAAGAACCCGGAAACAAAACCGCAACAGGAAGTGACAAAAATTTCGCTGCCGGCCGGATTGGAGGAGATGAAGGTAACCGATTTAAGAACACTTGCCAGATCAACCGCCGGTTTCCCGATAAAAGGGAGGGAGATTTCGGTTGCCAATAAAGAAGAATTGCTCAGGCTTTTCGCTGCTTTAGGCAAAGGATCCTGA
- the eutM gene encoding ethanolamine utilization microcompartment protein EutM: protein MALDALGMIETKGLVGAIEAADAMVKAANVELIGKETIGGGYVTVMVRGDVGAVKAATDAGAAAAQRVGELVSVHVIPRPHSDVELIIPNRPR, encoded by the coding sequence ATGGCATTAGATGCTTTAGGAATGATCGAAACAAAAGGATTGGTTGGCGCAATCGAGGCAGCAGACGCAATGGTTAAAGCCGCCAATGTTGAATTGATTGGAAAAGAGACCATCGGTGGTGGTTATGTGACAGTAATGGTACGCGGAGATGTCGGTGCTGTTAAGGCAGCCACTGATGCCGGTGCTGCTGCGGCTCAGAGAGTTGGTGAACTCGTTTCTGTTCATGTAATTCCAAGACCACACAGCGATGTAGAACTGATTATTCCTAACAGACCAAGATAA